GTTATCATACGTTTATTACATACAGAAGTGCTCAGTATATAGTTCACCAACTATTAAATATAAGGACacaattttgttatattttaataatttttttttattttactttaattaattattatactatatatatatgtgtgtgtacaGAGAACTTAATGATAagttatataacaaaaataaattataaaaataatgaagtaTCACTTCCCTGCTAATTTTCTTATATCATGccgaattaaaatatttttaactaaataaatatataaaaattatttaattagttCCCTTATAAATTCagcaaatttttataatttattttatataataagaaaaaaaactttatatacaaaaaatttgcattcatttatatgtaaaaatagacgaatcaaaaaaaatttgtttacctgcttaaaaaaatatttttaaaattcattttttatttatttttactttttcttattcatatataataataatataaatcttTACATTTCTAAAATCgctaaattatatatttttctttttataatatgttaattatgtacttaataatatatataagcttaaaaaataaagtaaagtAGTAATAGGGATAATATTAAAGCATTATCCATACACGAAAAACGCAAaatcttatttaaaaaagttattattttattatacattataatttCCTATGTAtatcatgaaaaaaaaaagggttcttaaaaagtattacataataaatatatttcataatatatttctaataaaaattatttcatataataaaaattatatttatttcctttAGTAAAATAgatgtaatataatacatttactTTGCTTGattaaattcaaaaaatgatatttttatttttaaaaaaaagctaaGCATATACTTTTCTTATTACATATACAAGTAGTCATTTTAGAATtgaataagataaaaaagacAACACaagtattttcatttaaaatatgaattctAAATAGAaccaataaatatattttagttttaatattatatattaatttttatttaatatatacatatttaatgacaatatattttaaaacaccaataaatatataaagcaataatatataaatataatggaaccataatttataatacaaaatcaaaatcattaaaacattcaaatatacaaaaaagcgaaaaacttaatttattaatgttcgtataaaaataaaaccttatactcatatatatttagaaaattatatcaatAATAGGTATGACTATAAAGTTTATAACAATaaacatattacatataataattcttattaatcattaaattatatgaaaatacaaattcCTTATTGTTCATGTTACTCTCTCATCAACTTAATTTTCttgtatttttcattatttcttaagaTCTTAGGAAGagctattataattataacagataatataatgataattagTGAGAACATTATTAGATAAGAATGTTTTTCCGGAGAAAGAGTTTCCATAATCGATTTGACCGCATTATACAATGATTGAGAACTAAAgggaatttttatttctttttccatatatCCTAATCCACATAATATTGGCAATCCTATTCCGATCaacataaaaagaaaaaatataaaagctGCCAATCCGTAACtcctaaattttattttttttaataatatatcacaAATTCTCCTCTTCTTATCAAGAAAATCAtcatagtttttttttttaatccattttttttcaaaatggaagtgttttccatcaaaaattccattattataatctataTATTCTGTATAGTACTGCgacttatttaataaacttttatttgattgtttattttttcttttcgttactttttcattataagtTATGTCTTTCTGTTTGTCAATTTCAGTATTTGGGAATCTTTCTTTTAAACAGAGTTTATTTGAATCTTTGtcatgtttatatttttctaataatcTATAACTTTTTATACCTACTTTTCTATCATACTTACAGTTTCCGTCCAAAGATTCGCCAGATATACactaaaaattcaaaataaataattagatttaataaaaataaataaactaatggtaaaatattgtaatgattaatacaaaataaacaaattataaatattaaatattatacttatatgaTATTGTTTTACCACATAATTACTAAAATTGCTTATCTATGTTAGAATAATAAACTCagcaattttaataaatattattatattaattttgtgtcccattatatatatctttaatactatattatattaaggaagatattaacaaaaatataatgtactTCCAATAACAAACAGttctatattaattaaaatttttttttttttataattcttacataaaaacatgataaaatatatataattataattaattatactacatataaatagtaatataactttagatatatattgtataacttacaatgttatattaaaataaaaataatcttcataaaaataaattaactagaattttttcgtatataattaaatatatatttaatttaatgtaGTGTATTAGTTAGGTAAtgcttttattaattattttcggaataaaataagaaataagtaagtgtttttatattaaatgtaaatattgaGTTTATCTACTACATATTATGTgcagtacatatataatatatccttcattatattaacgtaataattaataattttaaggttgttatcataataataattctaaatttgtaaatattgtATTTAGGAAAATctagatatattttatagaacattaattattataagactataaaaataataataacaaaataaaaaaaaaattttgtgtattattacaattatagtAGGGGAATTAGTTTCTccttaatgaatatattttattgtgtaTAATTCTCTTAAAATGATGAATTTAATCTATACTACCTAATCTATAAAGATATATGCactataatgaaaataaaaattcattctttatatttgtgctattatttttaaaaattacaatttttaattttgatttattcCATTATTTCTCAATGAAAAATCTCTATATTCGagtacattatattttaattttttctttagtatatgtatatttagaAGAAATACTAATATGgtagaaaaagaataaagaacAAATGTTGTTAACGATAAAATGTTTATTGAAATATTGCATGCAATTGCATTAATTAAAGAATATTccaaataaaatgaatttacaattaagtataatatgtatagtGCATAATATGCACACGAAAAATAGGATAAGACAAAGTAATTTACTAAAATGTATGTTTTGGCAATTTTCCTATTAATGTTAGAAggcatatattattttttatatattcctttaaaaatatgttatgtCATGAGCAAATATTAAGGATGtactaaaataaataaacataaacataaaagcaaataacaatttattaaaaaaattataaacaaaaaatatattataccaAAATAATTGCGTTCTATATGTGTAACCCAAACAGAGGTAACTATGATAAAGCTATACgcacaaaatattattgtaataacCTGAAATATATCGTCATATTGTAGttatctttaaaataaattttttatacaaggtaataataaacatcattagaaaatgttaaaatattacaaaaattaatatcattatatttttatagttttacattatttatacttttaactCAACATATATTCAACCACCTTATctatctttttatattacaatgATTTGAGTATTTAACGTTTTATAtcacataaaatatttccataaaaaatataagccattatctttttaaaatgtgtaaaaacaaaaatatatatattatgatattatttaagaaaaataaatactctATCTAACATATTCCTCttaaacatttaaatataaatacaagttttttgttctttttatatttatgatttctagataatattttagccttttcttttaaaaataaatcacatttttttaaattatttatgatttTACTCAATTAAGCagtaatatacaaatatattaagttctttataaaaaatatatttttgtccttaatatatatttacacaataaataaattatgctactatatatatgtagtattGTAAATATCTAATTATATCATCATTCACCTCTAGATCCaatattctttcttttaatcctatcttataaatttattatgtataataatatattttatttttagatgATGTGTTCAACACTGTATACAATTAGactaattcatttttttccttcagtATTATTGtctaaaatgtaataaaaatatgttcacTTTTATAAaggaaattttaatatattttttcctttttttttaaacagtaagtaatttattaatatttctaatataaaattattatacttatttaataaaatcttttacaataatatattgaaatttttttaataaagctaaaataaaacttaactaattaaaaaaaatatatatataatatgcatatgaattatcaataaaaaaataatgcatcTTTTAACATCATTTTAtctaaaaatttacattataaatataaatgtattagtATTTgtcaatataatttaaatataatttttttatacacctttaaaataataataactcttcaattgatatatattttgacataaaaaaaaggaaataaatataaaatattacttgCAAATTATTAGATGAATGcagaacaaatatatatttatccatGACACCTAACTGTAATTCACTTTTTTAGTGATgtattgatatatttaaaattttactattatgaaaggcaaaaagaaaaaaaataattcatattatctattaatatataagtacatttaattcattaatataatcattttatatcgtaaaaaataaaaaataataacttgaaatatgaataaatattcaatataatatatatttaagtaattttataaaattaagcgcaattataataaatgaaaagtgTTTAGCCCTACAATAACTGGTCATATGCAGAAATCCTAAGTTAACCgattataaacaaaaaaatatttaataaaaataataatttaatatatatctatattttctctttaaactattaaaaagaaaataaatgtttgTTAAATGGacgtttaaataaataagttcTATAAcacattattaataaacttatttatataataaatattaaatgtttccttttataatatatatgtatcaatacaaaaatatacctTCACATTTAATTGTTAAACGAAAAATGTAAtacatctttttttaatataaatctaattaaacatttatctaaatataccaacaaataaacattttagaTTAGAAtgagataaaataaaaacaaatcttattatagttaaaatataaatcacCACGAAATGTTGataaaattgtataaattatctttttatatagtaataataacgtACAAAAACATATACTTATACGAATTTACTGGAATACATTAATTTACCCGAAGCCATTAATTACATTAAAGGTCAAACTCTAATTTAAACTACAAATAGaaatatactaaaatattctaattcacaaaaaaactatgatagtatttttttaacttgttcataaaaaattccCTTATCtgtatgttcatatataagaattaagcaattattaatatgtttattatatatatttatatataatgaaattgtGAGTTCACattgattattttattacagaAAAAAGTATGTAACTAATTATTGATTTTATCTTTGTCTGAACTTTattctttcatattttttaacttttttatgataataaacaATCCTtgatataaatgttatacCTAATATTAAAAACGGTAAGCCATATATTAGGATTCTAAATAATCTTCCTAATACATTCAATTCACTGATAGTTTCAGAAGAATCTCCAATGGATGTCCAAAACCCTTTTACATCTTTCAGCGAATCATAAACATTCTTCAACCACCCACCTTCTTCTCCCCATTGTTTCAAAATATTCGAAAATCCTATTGCATCCCACAACCCATTTTTTCCATCTGCCAAAACCCACGATAAATCTACTATGGGCAGTActgataacaaaaaaaacattaataaagGTAAAACAAATTGTAGTACGcattttttacgtattatttttctgtaaaaCTTATTACTAATTATCTTgttgtttttaagaaaatccaTAAAATCCatttctttgaatatttttttttcaaagtgggaatatttttttgtttcaaacatacacttgttttttttcatatatgatTTACAGTTTCCTTTAAATTCTGATGGACTTCCATTTgcatgttttcttttttcagtGTATCCTTCCATATGATtagatatatctttttttttcttcattccATTATTTGTCATTTCCTCTTTTAAAACTAAGgcatttgaatatttatcctgtttatattttgacaGTATACGATATGCTGTTCCATGAATTTTTCTActataaatgtaattttcatccaagtatttattaaatgtactctaaaaaatcaaaaaaagaaatgaatatcaaaaatataaataatttcacactaaaaaaagtaattacaaaaataaaacaaaaaaaacaaaaataacacaaatatatttaaataataatatcgtACCATATAGatgtaaatataacatatccAACTTAAAAGGGTAAACTTAggaattttaataaataattgtgactttatttttttttccattatatagaactttaatatagaaatacacgaagtaagaatataattaacaaaatatggtactcttttaaaaatgaaatatacaattactttttatttaatctgttatttatattttttcgtaAAAACATAATGAAAACTATgtaactataattttttttacaactgAGATAATcaaatgtaaatttaaatgtatattataaattttttatcttaactatatttacataaaaataaaattaattaaaaggatgttatttaaatttataaattttcaatatctataatttatttatttaaaatagtaaattatttaaattatatttttattaaatcttttcaaaataaaataaaagaatatatgttattacttaatatatggaaatattcaatatataGAGAACGTagagaatataaataatgctTTGCTCTATATTTTAAGAGAAATATTACTGTTTTCATTGATActtttctattaatatttttaacataagaattatatttttggaaAACTTGTTATGcctattaaattattaattattataacaatataataatagtagtaacaaATGAAGAAAACCATAATATGTACGACCTTTtctatcatatttttaatagctcatatattagttaatacgtaaatttatgcattttttttatggaaaataatatattttaaaaataaaatatacaacatAGAAACTAATTCACAAAAAATACTTACTTTAAACGCAAATAAGAATTCTATTTTATCGctactatataatttttaaatggaataatttttaattatatattatttatattaacatttctaaatgaaaattttgtaaatttaacgatattattaaattttttattttttaacatatatatatattttagtagtaatataaaaaaaaaaaaaaaaaaaaaaactataaagTAACacctatataaaatatactaaatcCTAATAACTTTGGTTCactaatatatttgcataataatatttggaataaaaataaatttttatttttgttactaatttattttgtaataaatattaaattaattcgtatatcatattattaaatacacTGTTATGCAAGTgtaatcaaaatataataaatgtattttttctttgattGGTAAAACTTCATAATAAGCAAATTAATTGTCTACCATGTATATAACCattacaaattaaaattgaattatcaatttttgaatatatagtACTAATAACTTGAACCTGAACCAACAAGAGTTAAATACAAGCTTATGTcatataaagaaaagaatgtAACTTCATAACATATCATAAcgtttaatatttattaagataaaaatatataattaaaaaactttAAAGGTTGTATTAACAAGGTTGTTAATTTTgctaagtatatatattaaaaataatgatattaagGTATCAATGtccaattatatttttttaagaaagcTGAAATACTTAAGGTGTTTCATGTtctaatttatacatattcaaaaatatttagcaTGTGATTAATAAATCTAATAATTATCTAAGTGGGACTTTCAATATGAACTTATAGTAGAgctaatttaaaaaaaattagagactaataatgttaaaattCCATAAATAAATCTCTTACAAAAcagtataatatatctttatttataagatagagatttatatttaaattataatatattagagGTTATAGCATTGTCAAAACCTctataacaattttatgatgtacttatatatgtaatgttcatactattaaaaacttatattatttaaaagttaattaaatttttaaaaaaattcctatacattaatataatatatatatatatttttcacatAACCACATTTCTATTACTGTTgacataaaaacaaaaataaaaaaatagtcataataaaaaaaatgaataaatagttgtctatataaaatgatattatagaagaaaatgtatttattcataaaatttacttaattattatttagtaattaattaattttcattataaaaatattattaattcttaataagatatatgttatattagacagaataaaataagtgACGGTTGCATGATATGCTTTAATGTCaacttaatattatttcagaAAATTTATTCTACAAATACAGTCAAAAACGAAAAagtgtattatataaatattattatttattcttttttttttaaattcagaTATCTATGTAAcgtttataaaacatatttatatacgaTAAATATGTGcgttaaagaataaaattatatatgagcactatttcatttattcagTTATAAAACTTTATGAATTCTAAAAtggataatattttattaataattcattcataacagtaaaatatatttttatattttggtAATCTTCTACttaaactataaaaaaaatataaaaaattaataaatacattcacatattaaataagttataaaatatatatttctgaaATAATCCATTTTcatctattattttttaagtatacgtttaaataataaatacatatgaacaaaaaaaaagcacaagtatttaattttattatgagATGATCAGTATGATATTCTAAAACTGAAAATACGAAGTAATAAGCTCCTTTAAAAGATTCTCCAATTATAATCTAACAACAATATAAACAtagaaaattcaaaataattttatcattgtTACAATTGAAAATTTTCTAATTACAGGACTGAAGCTTTAGTTaatctaaattttttatatattaaattaaataaccacatatacattaaaataaacatatacaaaaaatttttattcatatatttttttcataataaatcatatattttattatgaggtttgagtaatatttatatcacatttttataaagtaaaaaatgtatataaatatcctAAAATGTTGTATTAAATTActgtaaataaatacatttttatgtgaaaatatataaagaagaaaaatgttatatatatctatatattttcttatataattttttagatcaatatatattaacatttttccTGGTTTGTacaatgtatttatatacatgcaaCAGAGGACATTCTTTAGAACATAATTTCTTAAAGCAAATAGTACATATTCACTGGTTAcatagaaagaaaaatttctgaaaactatatattcattattaataggatgtaaattttttttctgctatattatttgtatattttttgaattttatcagtatatatgtaaccaCTGGAatacttaaaataaatattaacaattcAGTTATCTTTATATCTGaagatatatacaaaatataatcataCACATTATCAGGTAACGATCACTAAGacaaatagaaatataattttctaaaataaacaaagcaaagatgaataaaaaaagtattacatGTAGAACAAATATCAAAAGTATACTCATACATCCTAAAAgtattaaactttttttctttgtagtATCATTACATTTtctgtattaatatatagaactaaatctcatatataataaatttcttaataaattatatttcgtTCCAAATGgattatacataattatgtGGATTTCTTGACTAATATTTTAGACATAGCTCTTGAATTGTCTTTATACTTAGGTTCATATTCCGATGTACAAATGTCTTTACTTTCTGAATCATCACACACATTTGTTGGTAACTTATCTTtaaatactatatttttattttcgtttCATATTCTGAAAATATCCAATCaaacatataatacaatCTGTTAATTGTGttgttcttattttataaacaatTACAGAAAATACctagaaaggaaaaaacatgttttaattatttataataaaataaatttataagcacataaacaaattattatataaatatatatataacaataaacaACAAAgcttagaaaaaaaattttctgaGACGTAACAATTTTACTACTGTATTGATATAAGCACATGtcaaataaaaagaacaaatgagatagatttaattaaaataaaatattttttattttcattcatGATGCAAATATTTCAGGTTATAATACTTTTGAATAGATACAAAGTTACTTAATACTCAATACGTTCTAATTAAGGTCTAGTATTAcatagaataatatattatcattttttccttttaacaaagaattaaattccttatataaaatacaaatataaagaataatatataatagataattttaaaaaatttttcgtACATATAaccaataatatattatttataaaaaaattagcattaattaaaataaattttactggaactttttttgttaaataaattctcaggctatatatgtatattaattatctattaaaattatttaaaatatttactattaataattttgacGAAGAGAATATCATCATATTACTTCTTTCCATTTTAaacttttataattcatatttaaaaaataaaatatatatcctgTATGGgaatattatcatattttagTATTATAGCTACGGTGTTTGCTCTTTGTAaccaataaataaatgtaatttcGGGTACTTATtgtactttttaaattttaatttataattaaaaacacaaaattttgtattaaatataacattatgaaaagataaaaaaaaaaaaaaaaaaacaataaaaatttttatcgaACAAAATTTAGGCTAACACAAGGAATATACCTAAGATATGTCGAAATTTATAtgaaccttttttttaaaaagttcatTCTTGGATTAAATACtcttaaaaatttcttttatttcaaaaagaaaaattaaaattaacatCTCTATAACATAgtaacaaattataataaaaataacattagaattattatataatttaaatatatatattttatttttaactaatagtataatatttaaattcaaGAATTCActtattttcctttattattatttttttttaaatataataaatttatgtgtttcttaaaaatgtaaataataataaataaaaaagatagtaaaagtaaatttaataaaagaaaatgctTCGTCATTTTGATcaatcaaaaaatatttagataaaattatattttaaaatagtgTGGTATGATAATacgtaataaaattatggaaaaaatgttatattaaatatttaccttaaaatattataaatgagAGAAggttatattaattttttaatcatatatGTGCAAATGCTACCGatattctaataataaataaaaaattctattcattgaatgaaa
The Plasmodium malariae genome assembly, contig: PmUG01_00_24, whole genome shotgun sequence DNA segment above includes these coding regions:
- the PmUG01_00045600 gene encoding fam-m protein, which codes for MFLLGIKSYRLLEKYKHDKDSNKLCLKERFPNTEIDKQKDITYNEKVTKRKNKQSNKSLLNKSQYYTEYIDYNNGIFDGKHFHFEKKWIKKKNYDDFLDKKRRICDILLKKIKFRSYGLAAFIFFLFMLIGIGLPILCGLGYMEKEIKIPFSSQSLYNAVKSIMETLSPEKHSYLIMFSLIIIILSVIIIIALPKILRNNEKYKKIKLMRE
- the PmUG01_00045700 gene encoding fam-l protein yields the protein MEKKIKSQLFIKIPKFTLLSWICYIYIYMSTFNKYLDENYIYSRKIHGTAYRILSKYKQDKYSNALVLKEEMTNNGMKKKKDISNHMEGYTEKRKHANGSPSEFKGNCKSYMKKNKCMFETKKYSHFEKKIFKEMDFMDFLKNNKIISNKFYRKIIRKKCVLQFVLPLLMFFLLSVLPIVDLSWVLADGKNGLWDAIGFSNILKQWGEEGGWLKNVYDSLKDVKGFWTSIGDSSETISELNVLGRLFRILIYGLPFLILGITFISRIVYYHKKVKKYERIKFRQR